Proteins encoded in a region of the Paenibacillus sp. E222 genome:
- a CDS encoding AraC family transcriptional regulator: MGKRRLMRFYRRKQKKSALIPYGITLDSYSYFWTHDKYINEQANDGSADCCQASHNFREFAPSRRLASHVAAYWTVDFLPVPGNPGHRVIPDGCVDITVDLLASSSRQAAYVVGLTTQVEVMNFTIARSVWGIRLYSESARTILKSPISTLAANRVFLEDLWGQEALDWVEKLLTAQSLPDRIEVVEQQLGQILAATEAPAPTLVYQSMQYIYEVKGNLSVTDLADKVNFSERHLRRAFELELGLSPKEMLGIVRFQSVLEELNSGDYFSLTDLALQHGYYDQSHFAGVFKRYYGLPLKRLTKQE; the protein is encoded by the coding sequence ATGGGAAAGCGGAGACTGATGCGTTTTTACCGCAGAAAACAAAAAAAATCAGCCCTTATTCCTTATGGAATAACGCTGGACTCGTATAGCTATTTTTGGACCCACGATAAATACATAAATGAACAAGCAAATGATGGATCGGCTGATTGTTGTCAAGCTTCTCACAACTTCCGGGAGTTTGCGCCGAGCCGTCGCCTGGCGTCGCATGTAGCTGCCTACTGGACGGTGGATTTCCTGCCGGTACCGGGAAATCCGGGGCATCGAGTCATCCCCGATGGCTGTGTCGATATTACAGTGGACCTGCTCGCTTCATCAAGCAGGCAGGCCGCTTATGTCGTAGGGCTAACGACACAAGTCGAAGTTATGAACTTTACAATAGCACGCTCGGTATGGGGCATCCGGCTTTATTCGGAGTCGGCCCGCACGATCCTGAAGTCTCCAATATCGACATTAGCGGCAAATCGTGTGTTTTTGGAGGATCTCTGGGGACAAGAGGCTCTGGATTGGGTCGAAAAGCTGCTGACTGCCCAATCGTTACCAGACAGGATCGAGGTCGTCGAGCAGCAATTGGGCCAAATACTGGCTGCGACCGAGGCGCCTGCTCCCACTTTGGTCTACCAGAGCATGCAGTATATATACGAGGTCAAAGGTAATCTTTCCGTAACGGATTTGGCGGATAAAGTGAATTTCAGCGAGAGGCATCTGCGAAGGGCTTTTGAACTGGAGCTTGGCCTAAGCCCGAAGGAGATGCTCGGAATCGTCCGCTTTCAAAGCGTTCTTGAGGAATTGAACAGCGGAGACTATTTCAGCTTGACGGATTTGGCCCTTCAACACGGGTACTACGATCAGTCACACTTCGCTGGCGTTTTTAAACGATATTACGGACTTCCACTTAAACGGCTGACCAAGCAGGAGTGA
- the gap gene encoding type I glyceraldehyde-3-phosphate dehydrogenase: MSVKVGINGFGRIGRLAFRRIQEVGNIEVVAINDLTDAKMLAHLLKYDTTQGTFHGDIEVHDGAFTVNGKEIKVLANRNPEEIPWGELGVDIVLECTGFFTTKEKAELHLKGGANKVVISAPATADMKTIVYNVNHETLDGTETVISGASCTTVSLAPMAKALNDKFGIQSGLMTTVHAYTGNQNTLDAPDSKGNFRAARAAAENIVPYSTGAAKAIGLVLPELKGKLDGASQRVPVATGSVTELVAVLNTKVTVEEVNAVMRKASDPETYGYTEDEIVSSDVRGMTFGSLFDATQTKVLTVGDQQLVKTVAWYDNEMSYTAQLVRTLEYFAKIAK, encoded by the coding sequence ATGAGTGTAAAAGTAGGCATTAACGGTTTTGGGCGGATCGGAAGACTCGCTTTTCGTCGAATTCAAGAGGTGGGCAATATCGAGGTTGTGGCCATCAACGATCTGACTGACGCAAAAATGCTGGCTCATCTGCTCAAATATGATACTACGCAAGGCACTTTCCATGGAGACATCGAAGTTCATGATGGAGCCTTTACTGTTAACGGCAAAGAAATTAAAGTACTGGCTAACCGTAATCCCGAAGAGATTCCTTGGGGCGAGCTCGGCGTAGATATCGTGCTTGAATGTACAGGTTTCTTCACCACCAAAGAAAAGGCCGAGCTTCACCTGAAAGGCGGAGCAAATAAAGTTGTTATTTCTGCTCCGGCAACAGCCGACATGAAGACCATCGTGTATAACGTAAACCATGAAACACTGGACGGAACGGAAACCGTCATTTCCGGTGCTTCTTGCACAACGGTCAGTCTGGCTCCCATGGCTAAAGCTCTGAACGATAAATTTGGAATTCAATCCGGGTTGATGACAACCGTTCACGCCTATACAGGCAACCAGAATACCCTTGATGCGCCAGATTCAAAAGGAAACTTCCGCGCAGCACGGGCTGCAGCAGAGAACATTGTTCCTTACTCCACCGGCGCTGCTAAAGCCATAGGCCTCGTTCTTCCTGAATTGAAGGGGAAACTTGATGGTGCATCTCAGCGTGTACCTGTAGCAACAGGCTCCGTAACAGAACTCGTAGCTGTTTTGAACACGAAGGTTACGGTTGAAGAAGTTAATGCCGTTATGAGAAAAGCATCAGATCCAGAAACATACGGATATACTGAGGACGAGATCGTATCTTCCGATGTTAGAGGAATGACATTCGGGTCTCTTTTTGATGCCACTCAAACAAAAGTTCTAACAGTTGGCGACCAGCAACTAGTGAAAACTGTAGCCTGGTACGATAATGAAATGTCTTACACCGCGCAACTGGTTAGAACATTAGAATATTTCGCAAAAATCGCCAAGTAA
- a CDS encoding SOS response-associated peptidase family protein codes for MAEIHNRMPAIISPHDEAEWLSREKDKKSVTGLLRPFAAEEMRA; via the coding sequence ATGGCTGAAATCCATAACCGTATGCCGGCCATAATTAGTCCGCATGATGAAGCAGAGTGGTTAAGCAGAGAAAAGGACAAGAAGAGCGTTACAGGACTTCTCAGACCATTTGCAGCAGAAGAGATGCGTGCATAA
- a CDS encoding family 43 glycosylhydrolase has translation MKKTKKSNYVLFCFSIVFCLIVSLPGLANAAPIHAGPQFVDGYYADPDVQIYNGTYWVYPTRSTQVGESDTGAKSVDIFSSTDMVNWTKYSNVISSANISWLQHSLWAPSGAYRDGKYYIYFAANAINGDGQLGGIGVAVADNPQGPYTDAIGAPLINVVRNGAGPMDQDVFIDDDGQAYMYYGSWGECNVVKLNADMKSLGTWSDGTVYKKVTPTKTGDNDYFEAPKVFKRNGIYYLTYAAGVWADSSYKVMYATSSSVTGPFVPQGIMLHTDTTTADGPGHNGIVQSPTTNDWYIFYHKRYLSSSQRVLAFDKFEFNADNTIKPVEMSEEDTFDDSTDTGWTKYGGAWTVSGGQYNVASNPGAKALLDTNFSDVIYEADVTPGSTGNAGLVFRVSNPGTGADAYQGYYAGLDVPNQKVLIGKANNNWTSLSTASMSLTANTKYHVKIVAQDASIKVYVDDMTIPKINVTDATYIGGSVGLRTYDSAAKFDNISVQSSRYETENLFVSATSGDKHTMFGNGTGRDLNLSGGFGTALDANAVNDFVTYTVNVPEARSYSVRVGVKKGANRGQFQLSVNDVSHGLIQDLYSSAFNYVELNVATITFSSAGDKSFKFNVAGKNGSSSDYDLLIDYIKLIPN, from the coding sequence ATGAAAAAAACTAAAAAATCTAATTATGTATTGTTTTGCTTTTCGATTGTATTTTGCTTGATTGTATCTTTACCGGGACTAGCAAATGCTGCTCCAATTCACGCTGGTCCACAATTTGTGGATGGCTATTATGCAGATCCTGACGTACAGATATATAATGGCACATATTGGGTGTATCCGACTCGTTCGACTCAAGTTGGTGAATCCGACACTGGCGCAAAATCGGTGGACATCTTCTCTTCAACAGACATGGTCAATTGGACCAAATACTCGAATGTCATAAGCTCGGCCAATATATCATGGTTGCAACACTCCTTGTGGGCGCCGAGCGGGGCTTATCGCGATGGGAAATACTACATCTATTTTGCTGCTAACGCAATCAATGGCGATGGACAATTAGGCGGAATAGGCGTTGCGGTCGCTGATAATCCACAAGGTCCATATACCGATGCGATTGGCGCCCCCCTTATCAACGTTGTACGAAATGGTGCAGGCCCAATGGATCAAGATGTATTTATAGATGATGACGGTCAAGCGTACATGTATTATGGCAGTTGGGGCGAGTGTAATGTTGTAAAACTTAACGCGGACATGAAGTCTTTGGGAACATGGTCTGACGGAACCGTCTATAAGAAAGTTACGCCCACTAAAACGGGCGATAATGATTATTTTGAGGCGCCTAAAGTGTTCAAGAGAAACGGGATATACTATTTGACTTATGCTGCAGGCGTTTGGGCAGATTCATCTTATAAGGTCATGTATGCAACGTCCAGCTCTGTAACAGGACCATTTGTACCGCAAGGTATTATGTTACATACCGATACGACAACAGCAGATGGACCTGGTCATAACGGTATTGTTCAATCACCTACAACAAATGATTGGTACATTTTTTACCATAAGCGTTATCTGAGCAGTTCACAACGCGTACTGGCATTTGATAAATTTGAGTTTAATGCTGATAATACGATAAAACCAGTCGAAATGTCAGAAGAAGATACCTTTGATGACAGTACTGATACGGGATGGACCAAATATGGCGGTGCATGGACCGTATCTGGCGGCCAGTATAATGTAGCATCAAATCCGGGTGCCAAGGCACTTTTGGATACCAATTTCTCAGATGTAATTTATGAAGCTGATGTGACACCGGGGTCAACCGGCAATGCGGGTCTGGTATTTAGAGTATCCAATCCTGGAACGGGTGCGGATGCTTACCAAGGCTACTATGCTGGACTCGATGTTCCCAATCAGAAGGTTTTGATCGGAAAGGCTAACAACAATTGGACATCGCTTTCCACTGCTTCTATGAGCTTAACGGCTAATACAAAGTATCATGTTAAAATCGTCGCACAAGATGCTTCCATAAAGGTCTATGTTGATGATATGACGATACCTAAGATTAATGTAACGGATGCGACCTATATTGGGGGCAGTGTTGGTCTTAGAACGTATGATTCAGCTGCCAAATTTGATAATATTTCAGTTCAAAGCAGCCGATATGAAACAGAAAATTTATTTGTAAGCGCAACCTCTGGCGACAAACACACCATGTTTGGGAATGGAACCGGTCGAGACCTAAATTTGAGCGGTGGATTTGGAACTGCACTAGACGCCAATGCAGTCAACGACTTTGTGACATACACGGTGAATGTGCCCGAAGCGCGAAGCTATAGTGTAAGGGTCGGCGTGAAAAAGGGAGCGAACAGAGGGCAGTTTCAATTGTCTGTAAACGATGTCAGTCATGGTCTGATTCAGGATTTATATTCCTCTGCATTTAACTATGTAGAACTGAATGTTGCTACTATCACCTTCAGCTCGGCAGGCGATAAATCTTTTAAGTTTAACGTTGCAGGTAAAAATGGCTCAAGTTCAGACTACGATCTGTTAATTGATTACATTAAACTAATACCAAACTGA
- a CDS encoding MFS transporter: MSVTKSKAFFIFILALGIFGIINTEMGIIGILPLIAENFGVSVSTAGLLVSLFALAVAISGPILPLLFSGFNRKGVMLLAIGLFVVSNVVSMFAPNFTIALIARIVPAFLHPVYVSVAFTAAASSVSPEMAPKAIGRVFMGLTAGMIIGIPIASFIADYANLEIAMLFFAVVNALTFLAILLFVPSLPVKQKQSYGSQVRILKKGVVWAAIFGAIFILSGMYATFSFFAEYLGRVTEMSSNTISLMLILFGLTGMIGNLLAGKLLTNNALKTAFVYPLVFVGSYLVLFLLGSFTVPMILLIAFWGVLFTFGLNISQYMITSSAPEAPDFSNGLFVAFSNLGVTIGTMVSGAFINGMGIQSVMWVGIVFLLLGFLSILLFIPLTRKSNIKDASKLAA, encoded by the coding sequence GTGTCTGTTACCAAATCAAAAGCATTTTTTATTTTCATCCTAGCTTTAGGGATTTTTGGAATCATTAATACAGAGATGGGCATTATCGGGATATTGCCACTCATTGCTGAAAACTTTGGAGTTAGCGTTTCAACTGCAGGCCTGCTTGTTAGCCTATTCGCACTCGCAGTTGCAATTTCAGGTCCTATCTTGCCATTGTTATTCTCAGGATTTAACCGTAAAGGTGTTATGCTTCTTGCTATCGGGCTATTTGTGGTTAGTAACGTTGTTTCTATGTTTGCCCCCAATTTTACAATAGCCTTAATAGCAAGAATTGTTCCTGCATTCCTACATCCGGTTTACGTGTCTGTTGCCTTTACTGCAGCTGCTTCCTCAGTTAGTCCAGAAATGGCTCCAAAAGCAATCGGTCGTGTATTCATGGGTCTCACCGCGGGTATGATTATTGGAATTCCAATTGCCTCTTTCATTGCGGACTATGCGAATCTTGAGATAGCGATGTTATTCTTTGCTGTTGTAAATGCTTTAACATTCTTGGCCATTCTTCTCTTTGTCCCTTCCCTTCCCGTGAAACAAAAACAGTCTTATGGTTCACAGGTTCGTATTTTGAAGAAAGGTGTTGTTTGGGCAGCCATCTTTGGTGCAATCTTTATCCTTTCTGGTATGTATGCAACATTCAGCTTCTTTGCAGAGTACCTTGGGCGTGTAACGGAAATGTCTTCAAATACGATTAGCTTAATGCTTATTCTATTTGGTTTAACAGGGATGATAGGTAATTTACTCGCAGGTAAATTACTTACAAATAATGCGTTAAAGACTGCCTTTGTCTATCCACTCGTGTTTGTTGGTAGTTATTTGGTACTATTCTTGCTCGGATCGTTTACTGTTCCCATGATACTTCTTATTGCTTTCTGGGGCGTATTGTTTACTTTTGGCCTTAATATCTCCCAGTACATGATCACTTCATCCGCGCCCGAAGCACCAGACTTCTCTAACGGTCTGTTCGTAGCGTTTTCAAATCTTGGAGTTACCATTGGTACAATGGTTAGTGGTGCATTTATCAATGGCATGGGTATTCAAAGCGTCATGTGGGTAGGAATTGTCTTCTTGTTACTTGGGTTCTTATCTATCCTATTATTTATACCTCTTACCCGTAAGTCCAATATAAAAGATGCATCCAAGTTAGCAGCTTAA
- the xerS gene encoding tyrosine recombinase XerS, producing the protein MHNDERKRLYEKTEIKMDQLPWYAKEYIIRNLRKRSPNTLLGYCSDYISFLDWLSSEGFYNGTRLDCPLSTLESLRVDDVERYKDFLSIKHENSLDTIARKIASLKSLFQYLSVLSEDENGYPYIKRNVMVKIETEKEKITVMAKADRIKDKILRDEEIFEFREFIAEGFQIVCKDNKRILNSHLKNKDRDLAFVSLILGSGLRVSEALSLDLPDIDWLKGKVLVNRKGNKKDSVPVSNIALDDLKSYLAFRQTNYGVDDKQEAIFLSLPTGPHGKVSRLTVRASQKMLDRYVSSFGKPALTIHKLRHTFATKYHKENKDLASLKDQLGHSDLNTTMIYTHVGEEERRESVNRADSLNR; encoded by the coding sequence ATGCACAATGATGAACGGAAACGTCTTTATGAAAAAACAGAAATTAAAATGGATCAATTACCTTGGTATGCTAAGGAATATATCATTCGTAACCTTCGTAAAAGGTCACCTAATACTCTATTAGGTTATTGTTCAGATTACATCTCTTTTTTGGATTGGTTGAGTTCAGAGGGATTCTATAATGGAACTAGACTCGATTGTCCTCTTTCTACACTGGAGTCTTTACGCGTAGACGATGTTGAACGGTACAAAGACTTTCTTTCAATAAAACATGAAAACTCATTGGATACTATAGCCAGAAAGATCGCCTCTCTAAAGTCATTGTTTCAGTACCTATCTGTACTTTCCGAGGATGAAAATGGATACCCATACATAAAGCGCAATGTAATGGTCAAAATTGAGACGGAAAAAGAAAAGATTACTGTAATGGCAAAAGCAGATCGAATTAAGGATAAAATCCTCCGTGATGAAGAGATTTTTGAGTTCAGAGAATTCATTGCTGAAGGATTTCAGATCGTATGCAAAGACAATAAACGAATTCTGAATTCCCACTTGAAGAACAAAGACCGTGATTTAGCATTCGTAAGTCTTATTCTTGGTTCAGGTCTACGAGTGTCTGAAGCTCTGTCCCTTGACCTTCCTGATATAGACTGGCTTAAAGGCAAGGTCTTGGTTAACAGAAAAGGTAATAAGAAAGATTCAGTACCTGTAAGTAATATTGCATTGGATGATTTAAAGTCATATTTGGCCTTTCGTCAAACCAATTATGGTGTAGATGACAAACAAGAAGCAATCTTTCTTTCACTTCCTACTGGACCTCACGGGAAAGTAAGCCGATTAACTGTTAGGGCTTCACAAAAAATGCTCGATCGCTATGTGAGTTCTTTTGGAAAGCCGGCACTGACAATTCACAAGTTAAGACATACATTTGCAACCAAGTATCATAAGGAAAACAAAGATCTTGCCTCGTTAAAGGATCAACTTGGCCATTCCGATTTAAACACAACTATGATTTACACACACGTTGGAGAAGAAGAACGCCGTGAATCTGTAAATAGAGCAGATAGCTTAAACAGGTGA
- a CDS encoding helix-turn-helix domain-containing protein codes for MTVSFSAYDREQVDYADPYFRMKIWKINHQSLTSEEYGPWHYHEEVEWIAVLKGTMAIETTNHHYPLQGGDVMLLGSNELHRSYKYGTSELIYIVCHVDMTAFMDPSLLTYYAAFTGKSANLTTLYEPLSKSGSKGQALELLNRMLQDITAKKRGYELAVNASFKMLLYTLIQIDDRKVIAPMDPHLAEKLRPALALIEQQLETSCLIADIGKELNYNGSYFSKLFKRGMGMTFTSYVQMRRMKRAAQLLLTESWSVTEISGRVGFASPAQFYQLFRRHFGCSPKQFICRHGRDNGSIGEYSLMQWESGD; via the coding sequence ATGACGGTGAGTTTCAGTGCTTATGACAGGGAACAGGTCGATTACGCCGATCCATATTTTCGCATGAAAATATGGAAGATTAACCACCAAAGTTTAACCTCCGAGGAATACGGACCATGGCACTATCATGAGGAAGTGGAGTGGATTGCTGTTCTGAAGGGCACGATGGCCATTGAAACAACGAATCATCATTATCCGCTGCAAGGCGGCGACGTGATGCTGTTAGGCTCAAATGAGCTTCATCGATCCTATAAATACGGAACTTCCGAACTGATTTACATCGTGTGCCACGTTGATATGACCGCTTTTATGGACCCGTCCCTGCTGACGTATTATGCGGCTTTTACGGGCAAATCCGCCAATCTGACGACGCTGTACGAGCCGTTAAGCAAGTCCGGCTCAAAGGGACAAGCCTTGGAGTTGCTCAATAGAATGCTTCAGGATATTACGGCCAAGAAAAGAGGATACGAGCTCGCCGTTAATGCCAGCTTCAAAATGCTTTTGTATACGCTGATTCAAATCGATGACAGGAAGGTTATTGCGCCGATGGACCCGCATCTGGCGGAAAAACTGCGGCCTGCGTTAGCGCTGATTGAGCAGCAGCTCGAGACATCCTGCCTGATCGCCGATATCGGCAAAGAGTTGAATTACAACGGCAGTTATTTTTCCAAGCTGTTTAAGAGAGGAATGGGAATGACGTTTACGTCTTATGTGCAAATGCGGAGGATGAAGCGGGCCGCGCAGCTTCTACTCACGGAGTCTTGGTCGGTAACCGAAATCAGCGGCAGAGTGGGATTTGCAAGCCCGGCTCAATTTTATCAGTTGTTTAGAAGACATTTTGGTTGCTCCCCGAAGCAGTTTATATGCCGTCATGGACGGGATAACGGATCGATAGGGGAATATTCGCTCATGCAATGGGAAAGCGGAGACTGA
- a CDS encoding VOC family protein, with product MTVKLKRVAIYVEEMKRSLDFYSVLGLVIPDGADEAHHVDVEQEGIVFAFDMLESVKSVFEGWEDPVGYRTELAFQFSSNEALDDVYRQLTMLGYNGFLEPRDTPWGERYAIIKDPDNNLISLVA from the coding sequence ATGACGGTAAAGTTGAAACGAGTCGCGATTTACGTAGAAGAGATGAAGAGGTCGTTGGATTTTTATAGCGTGCTGGGGCTGGTTATTCCGGACGGCGCAGACGAAGCGCATCACGTAGACGTGGAGCAAGAAGGAATTGTGTTTGCATTCGATATGCTGGAATCGGTAAAGAGTGTTTTTGAAGGCTGGGAAGATCCTGTCGGCTACCGGACCGAGCTCGCTTTTCAGTTCTCCAGCAACGAAGCGCTGGACGACGTGTACCGTCAGTTGACGATGCTTGGGTATAACGGATTCCTCGAGCCGCGAGATACACCGTGGGGAGAGCGATATGCGATCATTAAGGACCCCGATAACAATTTAATCAGTCTCGTCGCTTAG
- a CDS encoding AbrB/MazE/SpoVT family DNA-binding domain-containing protein, whose translation MVRKVDELGRVVIPIELRRTLGIGENDALEIYVDGERIMLKKYEPACIFCGNAENVSYFKGKIVCHNCLSAEK comes from the coding sequence ATTGTACGTAAAGTCGACGAATTGGGTCGTGTTGTTATTCCAATCGAATTGCGCCGTACCCTTGGTATTGGCGAGAATGATGCTCTGGAGATCTATGTAGACGGCGAGCGTATTATGCTTAAGAAATACGAGCCTGCTTGTATCTTCTGCGGCAATGCAGAAAACGTATCCTATTTCAAAGGCAAAATTGTTTGCCATAATTGTTTATCTGCAGAAAAATAG
- a CDS encoding NifU family protein, whose translation MRDSEELFKDVDDVLRKLRPYLNRDGGDAELVQVKNGVAKLKFLGECNGCPSATITLKAGIERAIFEEVDGIHEVVQVF comes from the coding sequence ATGAGAGATTCTGAGGAATTGTTCAAAGATGTAGATGATGTATTGAGAAAACTGCGTCCTTATTTAAACCGCGATGGTGGAGATGCCGAATTGGTTCAAGTTAAGAATGGAGTGGCTAAATTAAAATTCTTGGGAGAGTGCAACGGCTGTCCTAGCGCAACGATCACATTGAAGGCTGGCATTGAACGTGCCATTTTTGAAGAAGTGGATGGCATTCATGAAGTCGTTCAAGTCTTCTAG